In Gordonia iterans, the following proteins share a genomic window:
- a CDS encoding SixA phosphatase family protein, producing MSQAPRTLVLMRHGKSDYPAGVWDHDRPLNDRGRRQAALAGEWMANDGLDVDAVICSTAERTRQTLARTEIDAPAVYTEDIYENTPENILEAIRTYAPEHASTLLVVGHFPGLPGTALMLDDDAEIDRFPTSAYAVLSIGVPWDRVGLDVDPAARLRALQIPR from the coding sequence GTGAGCCAGGCCCCGCGGACGCTCGTGCTGATGCGGCACGGCAAGTCCGACTACCCCGCCGGCGTCTGGGACCACGACCGGCCCCTCAACGACCGCGGACGCCGCCAGGCCGCACTCGCCGGAGAGTGGATGGCGAACGACGGTCTCGATGTCGACGCGGTGATCTGCTCGACGGCCGAGCGCACTCGTCAGACTTTGGCGCGCACCGAGATCGACGCCCCGGCCGTCTACACCGAGGACATCTACGAGAACACCCCGGAGAACATCCTCGAGGCGATCCGCACGTACGCGCCGGAGCACGCCTCGACGCTCCTCGTCGTCGGACACTTCCCCGGCCTGCCGGGCACCGCACTCATGCTCGACGACGATGCCGAGATCGACCGCTTCCCGACGTCGGCCTACGCAGTCCTGTCGATCGGCGTCCCCTGGGACAGAGTCGGCCTCGACGTCGACCCCGCCGCGCGGCTGCGCGCCCTCCAGATCCCGCGCTGA
- a CDS encoding GIY-YIG nuclease family protein, with protein sequence MTESDTVESWARSIGFSAPREFKGTNTRVGPDDRARYAGLYLLSFKNGDYYLGESVDIRSRMAGHRAKWGDEIASVQVRRRNLSKPALRRLEKELIHELNRRIPTGCRNITHASVSAGVDELADFLTKDEQDQWMRDPRAFNASDTTELKPMTEAQAVKYSTSARRFSELPTAAELTGLLRTYLENCVPAPRRTEFQSWNVSAWSYGGRRAFCVSIGKMESLVAFPDGSGFIVIRKSDLLQSTTAREFKRRFRGAVMTSRIYDDAGEDTVMLEGRSARAFADLLHDPVVQRAAARLVLDVMRKHPSVYTRYHCPQLVEKAYSEFSRPAPEDGIAVPTDEQHAAPVTLMSADRSSDADSPPAAAVGEAPPDDVVVTWFVNAGPAKTGKNTLGDFLANGEWRMDREARYEFDVQDMLPGERIFVRKRYNTKHAPFDTRGRLVSAMDLLLSGTIVSNPGDGCSVKVDWSHGFRSRTWYFYTNQDAVWAIPHGRHSWSDRLLDFALNDAEQDLDFWRNAHYWRERFGDTPVG encoded by the coding sequence GTGACCGAATCCGACACAGTGGAGTCGTGGGCGCGATCGATCGGATTCAGCGCTCCACGCGAGTTCAAGGGCACCAACACCCGCGTCGGCCCCGACGACCGGGCGCGCTACGCCGGCTTGTACCTCCTGTCTTTCAAGAACGGCGATTACTATCTCGGAGAATCGGTCGACATCCGGAGCAGGATGGCCGGGCACCGCGCAAAGTGGGGCGACGAGATCGCCTCCGTCCAGGTTCGGCGGCGCAACCTCTCCAAGCCCGCTCTCCGCCGACTCGAGAAGGAACTCATCCACGAGCTCAACCGACGAATTCCGACCGGTTGCCGCAACATCACACACGCGAGTGTCTCAGCCGGCGTCGACGAGCTCGCCGACTTCCTCACCAAGGACGAACAAGATCAATGGATGCGTGATCCCCGCGCCTTCAACGCATCCGACACGACCGAACTGAAGCCGATGACCGAGGCCCAGGCGGTCAAGTACTCGACGTCAGCCCGCCGATTCTCGGAGCTCCCGACGGCAGCTGAACTGACTGGACTGCTCCGCACCTATCTGGAGAACTGCGTCCCGGCGCCTCGTCGCACCGAGTTCCAGAGCTGGAATGTCAGCGCGTGGTCGTACGGTGGCCGACGTGCGTTCTGCGTCTCGATCGGCAAAATGGAGTCGTTGGTCGCCTTTCCGGACGGCAGCGGATTCATCGTCATCCGGAAGTCGGACCTCCTCCAAAGCACCACTGCACGAGAATTCAAACGACGCTTCCGCGGGGCAGTCATGACGAGCCGGATCTACGACGACGCCGGCGAGGACACCGTCATGCTCGAGGGGCGGAGCGCCCGAGCCTTCGCCGACCTCCTCCACGACCCCGTCGTACAACGCGCAGCCGCCCGCCTCGTTCTCGACGTGATGCGGAAACACCCGAGCGTGTACACCCGCTACCACTGCCCACAACTCGTCGAGAAGGCCTACTCGGAGTTCAGCCGGCCGGCGCCAGAGGACGGCATCGCAGTACCAACCGACGAGCAGCATGCTGCACCGGTCACTCTGATGTCTGCGGATCGTTCGAGCGATGCCGACTCACCTCCGGCCGCCGCGGTGGGTGAAGCCCCGCCGGACGACGTCGTCGTCACCTGGTTCGTCAACGCCGGCCCCGCCAAGACAGGCAAGAACACCCTCGGGGATTTCCTCGCGAACGGCGAATGGCGGATGGACCGGGAAGCGCGGTACGAGTTCGACGTGCAGGACATGCTTCCCGGGGAACGGATCTTCGTCCGCAAGCGGTACAACACCAAACACGCTCCGTTCGACACACGAGGTCGGCTTGTCTCCGCGATGGATCTCTTACTGAGCGGCACCATCGTCTCGAACCCCGGTGACGGGTGCTCGGTGAAGGTCGACTGGAGTCACGGCTTCCGCTCTCGAACTTGGTACTTCTATACGAACCAGGATGCAGTCTGGGCCATCCCGCATGGCCGACACTCGTGGAGCGACCGCCTGCTCGACTTCGCACTGAACGACGCCGAACAAGACCTCGACTTCTGGAGGAACGCACATTACTGGCGGGAACGCTTCGGCGATACGCCGGTCGGGTAG
- a CDS encoding ICP22 family protein, whose translation MKTTPDRAARRRAAQFEAREDKKGNRRWRTSAAALGVAAVVGMGMAGGVGTSLADDTPPASALDGLSPEMILDLLDDEMITGFVEMCRTGALANGNPNAGQSTKWNPEDTTKGTLPPGAIATCTDSTGHGLALVLPDRFEIGQLGNDMVIDLGPDIDVYDPITGWIKVLTLPMGKQNLLNLVSGLIFEGNDILGNNVKSIAEADYGVAIDPRMFSKYGSYETDIYNKIREDAALEPDWVQERYCNGTVIFGSCIGGGGWQYRTVDANLQKRTDALKVASYLTGQKYTDYTQPVILPPLTGPKGQSVIKGDGINVALSMRDGRAFAETGNNLSIAIAGADKGKLAAAYAKWAIAIAANMDTEDIRFTWFGQDVDFSNLLPLLQSEMAKEALGEDGDMTPMLELIGSLNGQIPSIKEAFCFGVNAQATAEGLGSCSNYLGTVDTYKDLRALTDGSADFTGDKVSRQEQYGLTDVSSLLFGNDALIKHLGPLLGGDADMGSLLSNPVVVDMLDAVLSEDKRIKLTKDFIRYTKNVETVFEKEQATDADGNLLWDDVYIYVAKRDDEGNEVLDENGKVVTERVKKQVQATDDDGNLLWLDDEQTQPKMVDDKTPRMKNKVTPRMVAAFEDAWEDYASDEPVMVDAEDENGDPIWIDDEGNVVDEGTEGAVKKQVQKVEDGEPVFKTKTRYLKKPVMVQQEVGGEKVWRDATDADDDYVWFDAEGNELDDVDEDDLPEGAVKKAPVLVQKMEQATDSQGNPLWDPVVAKSTTAHWLTSDYGLREPLVIQWGSHEVVFFPAVEVNGTYRPNLIGMPEIRKIADGADVGLLPKISLVQWDNPFGLGTLSLDKPFDIFGTARDFKKSITLDDDLKRLDGLLGPLLYGGDKRLTAEIGDSLKDFVSKPFQDLNDLLKPKPKDDDPVVDPEDPAEGEGDTDNGGDSDNGDNGDNGELGTGSAPENAAATGNSGLAGDPGVSETTSAPEPEVTTGSTDPSPSPESAPEQAGPTTTQSSAPQSPEASSSESTSTAESSEELEPALG comes from the coding sequence GTGAAGACGACCCCCGACCGTGCCGCCCGACGACGTGCAGCACAGTTCGAAGCCCGGGAAGACAAGAAGGGGAACCGTCGCTGGCGGACGAGTGCCGCCGCGCTGGGCGTGGCCGCCGTCGTCGGCATGGGGATGGCCGGCGGGGTCGGAACGTCGCTCGCCGACGACACGCCACCCGCCTCCGCCCTCGATGGACTGTCCCCCGAAATGATCCTCGATCTGCTCGACGACGAGATGATCACCGGCTTCGTCGAGATGTGCCGCACCGGCGCCCTCGCCAACGGCAACCCGAACGCCGGGCAGAGCACGAAGTGGAACCCGGAGGACACCACGAAGGGCACCTTGCCTCCGGGGGCGATCGCCACGTGCACGGACTCGACCGGACACGGCCTCGCGCTGGTGCTCCCGGACCGTTTCGAGATCGGGCAGCTCGGCAACGACATGGTGATCGACCTCGGGCCCGACATCGACGTGTACGACCCGATCACCGGCTGGATCAAGGTGCTCACACTGCCAATGGGCAAGCAGAATCTGCTGAACTTGGTGAGTGGCCTGATCTTCGAGGGCAACGACATCCTCGGCAACAACGTCAAGTCCATCGCCGAGGCGGACTATGGCGTCGCGATCGACCCGCGCATGTTCAGCAAGTACGGAAGCTACGAGACGGACATCTACAACAAGATCCGTGAGGACGCAGCCCTGGAACCGGACTGGGTTCAGGAACGGTACTGCAACGGCACCGTGATTTTCGGATCGTGCATCGGCGGCGGTGGCTGGCAGTACCGCACGGTCGACGCAAACCTGCAGAAGCGCACCGACGCGCTGAAGGTAGCTTCGTACCTGACCGGCCAGAAGTACACGGACTACACGCAGCCGGTGATCCTGCCGCCGTTGACCGGTCCGAAGGGGCAGTCGGTCATCAAGGGCGACGGCATCAACGTGGCACTCTCGATGCGCGACGGCCGGGCCTTCGCCGAGACCGGCAATAATCTGTCGATAGCAATCGCCGGCGCCGACAAGGGCAAGCTGGCGGCCGCCTATGCGAAGTGGGCGATCGCGATCGCCGCGAACATGGACACCGAGGACATCCGGTTCACCTGGTTCGGCCAGGATGTCGACTTCTCGAATCTCCTGCCGCTGCTGCAGTCGGAGATGGCGAAGGAGGCGCTTGGCGAGGACGGCGACATGACGCCGATGCTCGAACTGATCGGCAGTCTCAACGGCCAGATCCCGAGTATCAAGGAGGCCTTCTGCTTCGGCGTGAACGCCCAAGCCACCGCCGAGGGGCTCGGCAGCTGCTCCAACTACCTGGGCACGGTCGACACCTACAAGGATCTGCGAGCGCTGACCGACGGCAGCGCCGACTTCACCGGTGACAAGGTCTCCCGCCAGGAGCAGTACGGCCTGACCGACGTCAGCTCGCTGCTGTTCGGCAACGACGCCCTGATCAAGCATCTCGGACCGCTGCTCGGCGGCGACGCCGACATGGGTTCGCTGCTGAGCAACCCGGTCGTGGTGGACATGCTGGACGCGGTGCTGTCCGAGGACAAGCGCATCAAGCTGACCAAGGACTTCATCCGCTACACCAAGAACGTCGAGACGGTGTTCGAGAAGGAGCAGGCCACCGACGCGGACGGCAATCTGCTCTGGGACGACGTCTACATCTACGTAGCCAAGCGCGACGACGAGGGCAACGAGGTCCTCGACGAGAACGGCAAGGTCGTCACCGAGCGGGTCAAGAAGCAGGTGCAGGCCACCGACGACGACGGCAATCTGCTGTGGCTCGACGACGAGCAGACACAGCCCAAGATGGTCGACGACAAGACGCCGCGGATGAAGAACAAGGTGACCCCGCGGATGGTCGCAGCGTTCGAGGACGCATGGGAAGATTACGCCTCCGATGAGCCGGTGATGGTCGACGCCGAGGACGAGAACGGCGACCCGATCTGGATCGACGACGAGGGCAACGTCGTCGACGAGGGCACCGAGGGCGCGGTCAAGAAGCAGGTGCAGAAGGTCGAGGACGGCGAGCCGGTCTTCAAGACCAAGACCCGCTACCTGAAGAAGCCGGTGATGGTTCAGCAAGAGGTCGGCGGCGAGAAGGTCTGGCGCGACGCCACCGACGCCGACGACGACTACGTCTGGTTCGACGCCGAGGGCAACGAGCTCGACGACGTCGACGAAGACGACCTGCCCGAGGGCGCCGTCAAGAAGGCACCTGTTCTGGTTCAGAAGATGGAGCAGGCCACCGACTCCCAGGGCAACCCGCTGTGGGATCCGGTCGTCGCGAAGTCCACCACGGCGCACTGGCTGACCAGTGACTACGGTCTGCGCGAGCCGCTGGTGATCCAGTGGGGCAGCCACGAGGTGGTGTTCTTCCCGGCTGTCGAGGTCAACGGAACCTACCGCCCGAACCTGATCGGCATGCCGGAGATCCGTAAGATCGCCGACGGCGCCGACGTCGGCCTCTTGCCCAAGATCAGCCTCGTCCAGTGGGACAACCCGTTCGGCCTGGGCACACTCAGCCTCGACAAGCCGTTCGACATCTTCGGTACCGCGCGGGACTTCAAGAAGTCCATCACGCTCGACGACGACCTGAAGCGGCTCGACGGTCTGCTCGGCCCGCTGCTCTACGGCGGCGACAAGCGTCTGACTGCCGAGATCGGCGACAGCTTGAAGGACTTCGTCTCCAAGCCCTTCCAGGATCTGAACGACCTGCTCAAGCCGAAGCCGAAGGACGACGATCCAGTCGTCGATCCGGAGGATCCGGCCGAAGGCGAAGGCGACACAGACAACGGTGGCGACAGCGACAACGGCGACAACGGCGACAACGGCGAGCTCGGGACCGGCAGCGCGCCGGAGAACGCCGCCGCGACCGGGAACTCCGGTCTCGCGGGAGACCCCGGTGTCTCCGAGACTACGTCCGCCCCGGAGCCCGAGGTGACGACCGGTTCGACCGACCCGAGTCCTTCGCCCGAGTCGGCCCCCGAGCAGGCCGGGCCGACGACGACGCAGTCCTCCGCGCCGCAGTCGCCCGAGGCGTCGTCGTCCGAGTCGACGTCGACCGCCGAATCCTCTGAAGAGCTGGAGCCTGCGCTCGGCTGA
- a CDS encoding DNA polymerase IV, whose product MSEAARFHWLLHLDLDQFQVAAERRRRSELVGEQVIVGGDGDPSKARQVVTCASYETRDLGVRAGMPLRAAYRKAPGATYLPLDMEFYEQVSSQVWEAVRALGHPVEVWGADEGYVGFGPRDLDPPPEADAVRLADDLRAAIRARTGLESCVGISDNKQRAKIAAGFAKRAVRAAPLEPRRAAPLEPRRKEPRSRCFTLTDATWFALMGERPADALWSVGSRTAKRLSDNGIETVAQLATTPLDTLIGLFGPHKGNWLYVLARGGGDDSIALVEPPAKSHSKSRTYPEDLTGRAQLHAAAHDLLRDVLAQVVDEGRIAVRVGVTTRSSTFFTKSKMRKLAAPTVRYDDVAPTVDALLDALIEPAPVEPVAPVEHVVQDPIRPVRLLSVRLELADRQLVVGSIPDDTHDTFGC is encoded by the coding sequence GTGAGCGAGGCCGCACGTTTCCACTGGCTGCTGCACCTGGATCTGGATCAATTCCAGGTGGCGGCGGAGCGACGACGTCGTTCCGAACTCGTCGGCGAGCAGGTGATCGTCGGCGGTGACGGGGATCCGAGCAAGGCGCGGCAGGTGGTGACGTGCGCGTCGTACGAGACGCGGGATCTCGGTGTGCGAGCGGGCATGCCGCTGCGGGCCGCCTACCGGAAGGCGCCCGGCGCGACTTACCTGCCGCTCGACATGGAGTTCTACGAACAGGTTTCGTCGCAGGTCTGGGAAGCGGTGCGCGCGCTGGGGCATCCGGTGGAGGTGTGGGGCGCCGACGAGGGTTACGTCGGCTTCGGGCCACGGGACCTCGATCCGCCGCCGGAAGCCGACGCCGTCCGGCTCGCCGACGACCTGCGAGCGGCGATTCGTGCGCGGACCGGGTTGGAGTCGTGCGTCGGGATCTCGGACAACAAGCAGCGCGCCAAGATCGCCGCAGGCTTCGCCAAGCGGGCCGTGCGGGCCGCGCCCCTTGAGCCCCGTCGAGCCGCGCCCCTTGAGCCCCGTCGAAAGGAACCCCGGAGTCGCTGCTTCACGCTGACCGACGCGACGTGGTTCGCCTTGATGGGCGAGCGTCCAGCGGATGCCCTGTGGAGTGTCGGCTCGCGCACCGCGAAGCGGCTGTCCGACAACGGGATCGAGACCGTCGCACAGCTCGCAACCACTCCGTTGGACACCTTGATCGGCCTGTTCGGGCCGCACAAGGGCAACTGGCTCTACGTCCTGGCGCGCGGCGGTGGCGACGATTCGATCGCGCTGGTGGAGCCGCCGGCCAAGTCGCACTCGAAGTCGCGCACCTATCCCGAGGACCTGACCGGTCGCGCGCAGTTGCACGCCGCCGCGCACGATCTTCTCCGCGACGTCCTGGCGCAGGTGGTCGACGAGGGCCGGATCGCGGTCCGGGTCGGCGTCACCACGCGGTCGTCGACCTTCTTCACCAAGTCCAAGATGCGCAAACTCGCGGCCCCGACCGTCCGGTACGACGACGTCGCGCCCACGGTCGATGCGCTCCTCGACGCGCTCATCGAGCCTGCGCCGGTCGAGCCAGTCGCGCCGGTCGAGCATGTCGTACAAGACCCGATTCGTCCCGTCCGACTCCTGTCGGTGCGTCTGGAACTCGCTGATCGCCAACTTGTGGTCGGCTCGATTCCCGACGACACTCACGACACGTTCGGATGCTAA
- a CDS encoding formyltransferase family protein: MCVPPGEPQTAAWEAAGVRVLVTEHVNAAAPILLDACSDGVGWSINNPVILRGGLLDSGVRFYNIHNGPLPAYRGIPEVAVVHAILRGEQRYAGTLHRVDAGIDTGEVLDVEEFPIADDDGFAEVMMHGLRACHTLFERNVGRVLRDDVQPSAAAIRAADRAAADGVRAGYYGRPERAALAEFADHPRFARATAFGVFTPHVADLADLADLTG, translated from the coding sequence GTGTGCGTCCCGCCCGGGGAGCCGCAGACCGCGGCGTGGGAGGCTGCGGGCGTCCGGGTGCTGGTGACCGAGCACGTGAACGCCGCCGCGCCGATCCTGCTCGATGCGTGCAGCGACGGCGTCGGATGGTCGATCAACAACCCGGTCATCCTGCGGGGCGGCTTGCTGGATTCCGGCGTGCGCTTCTACAACATTCACAACGGCCCGCTTCCCGCGTACCGCGGTATCCCGGAGGTGGCGGTGGTGCATGCGATCCTCCGCGGGGAGCAGCGGTACGCGGGCACCCTGCACCGGGTCGATGCCGGAATCGACACCGGTGAGGTGCTCGACGTCGAGGAGTTCCCGATCGCCGACGACGACGGTTTCGCCGAGGTGATGATGCACGGCCTGCGTGCGTGTCACACGTTGTTCGAGCGGAACGTCGGACGGGTCCTGCGGGACGACGTGCAGCCCTCGGCCGCGGCGATCCGCGCCGCCGACAGGGCGGCTGCGGACGGCGTCCGGGCCGGCTACTACGGGCGGCCGGAACGTGCCGCGCTCGCCGAGTTCGCGGATCACCCGAGGTTCGCCCGGGCGACCGCGTTCGGCGTCTTCACCCCGCACGTCGCCGACCTCGCCGACCTCGCCGATCTCACCGGTTGA
- a CDS encoding non-ribosomal peptide synthetase — MTFSTFRRPVSATERLYLAARRLAPPFAIQLVITGEGRLDLPRLTEAVGKASEACPGARLIRRGDEWIDSGVAPRVLAVHHDVSLDRLDDDPVLTADLGSDGRTCEVVLAESGTQTSVVVRAFHGVMDAQGLNLWVSDIFRALRGEEPLGAADPDADHDLVADVGREAGRPTRLLPTRRGPLGRTGPAPADRAFHWRHRQISSTTPAAVARVCARLAERTEGASRFMVPVDLRRHRPELRSTANLSLPLFVDVESGAAWPAVHAQVLRRLSAGRELAEMDNGGLARLPGGVSRGILRTANRLGARRDRNLVSAIVSHAGRIDLHEVSAPGFAARRVAALPVHTGLVPLSIVMLECGGVTALTVSSRAGLGVVDRLDEMLDELDAALADGGSAAHPVPALPVERRRYDDESIDSCFRRQAVARPDAPAVYGAAAVFTYAELDHWVDAIALHLIDRGLGPGAVVGVLDDRTPSSVAAQLAVVRIGAAVLPLDRKHPDARLAAVLSDAGAAYLLIGRGIEAPGGTELPVAVIEDVPIGDDVPPVSWQVSGERIAYLTYTSGSTGRPKGVAVTHRGVVNLAGAAADWWRLGPATRFAHHHTPAADMACAAIFTPLMTGGSVVLVPGDVSHVMLSAMLGESGANTFIFTPSLLETVLRLGLSSRGARTVVFGGERLGYGLVQRARAFFGPDTRLVNSYGPTELTMVCATEVIDDDLDRHDPADGVPIGSPPANTSVFLLDDEQRPVPAGAVGELCFGGPQVALGYLGRPDLTRDRFVTLPGGERVYRTGDLGRVVDGRLDYLGRVDEQVKVRGNRVEPDEVRSIIEEHPGVDRAAVIGRESERGGRLLAGYVVLAAPEAVGVDAIRDFLRARVPAYMVPTVIELVEDLPLSLNGKLDVGRLRGIGAAAAENAEVSGVQGAGSPGTTVRDAEDRGEEVRDADSLEAVRLIWVAVLKVPEDRVVEDADFFALGGDSLDSLEMLSRVAKAIVGPAGEAAFVAQLEGLVADMTLRRVLAAAHLARDGAVR, encoded by the coding sequence ATGACCTTCTCCACGTTCCGCCGCCCGGTTTCGGCCACCGAGCGGCTGTACCTCGCCGCTCGGCGGCTCGCGCCACCCTTCGCGATTCAGCTGGTGATCACCGGTGAGGGACGGCTCGACCTGCCGCGGTTGACTGAGGCCGTCGGCAAGGCTTCGGAGGCATGTCCGGGGGCGCGGCTGATTCGCCGCGGTGACGAGTGGATCGACTCCGGTGTGGCCCCGCGAGTGCTGGCCGTTCACCACGACGTGTCCCTCGACCGGCTCGACGACGACCCGGTGCTGACCGCCGATCTCGGTTCCGACGGGCGCACCTGCGAGGTGGTCCTGGCCGAGTCGGGAACGCAGACCAGCGTCGTCGTCCGCGCCTTCCACGGCGTGATGGATGCTCAGGGCCTCAACCTGTGGGTCTCCGACATCTTCCGGGCCTTGCGCGGTGAGGAGCCGCTCGGCGCCGCAGATCCCGACGCCGACCACGATCTGGTGGCCGACGTCGGACGCGAAGCCGGGCGCCCGACGCGGTTGCTGCCGACTCGGCGCGGCCCACTCGGGCGCACCGGGCCGGCACCGGCGGACCGTGCTTTCCATTGGCGGCATCGCCAGATCTCGTCGACCACTCCGGCGGCCGTCGCCCGAGTGTGTGCGCGGCTCGCGGAGCGCACCGAGGGGGCGTCGCGCTTCATGGTTCCGGTGGACCTGCGCCGGCACCGGCCGGAGCTGCGGTCCACCGCCAACCTGTCGCTTCCGCTGTTCGTCGACGTCGAGTCCGGCGCGGCCTGGCCGGCCGTGCACGCGCAGGTCCTCCGTCGGCTGTCGGCCGGGCGGGAACTCGCCGAGATGGACAACGGCGGCCTCGCCCGGCTGCCCGGCGGGGTGTCGCGCGGCATCTTGCGGACGGCGAACCGGCTCGGGGCTCGCCGTGACCGGAACCTGGTGTCGGCGATCGTCTCGCATGCGGGCCGCATCGACCTGCACGAGGTGTCCGCGCCCGGGTTCGCCGCGCGGCGCGTCGCGGCGCTGCCCGTGCACACCGGTCTGGTGCCGCTCTCGATCGTGATGCTCGAATGCGGCGGTGTCACCGCACTCACGGTCTCGTCGCGGGCAGGTCTGGGCGTCGTCGACCGCCTCGACGAGATGCTCGACGAGCTGGACGCCGCACTCGCCGACGGCGGGAGCGCTGCGCATCCGGTGCCCGCGTTGCCCGTGGAGCGCCGCCGCTACGACGACGAGTCGATCGACAGCTGCTTCCGGCGCCAGGCGGTGGCGCGGCCGGACGCCCCGGCCGTGTACGGTGCAGCCGCCGTGTTCACCTATGCCGAGCTCGACCACTGGGTCGACGCGATCGCCCTGCACCTCATCGACCGCGGACTCGGCCCGGGTGCGGTCGTCGGTGTGCTCGACGACCGCACACCGTCGTCGGTCGCCGCGCAGCTGGCCGTCGTCCGGATCGGTGCCGCGGTGCTGCCGCTGGATCGCAAACATCCGGATGCGCGGCTGGCCGCGGTGCTCAGCGACGCCGGTGCCGCGTATCTGCTGATCGGGCGGGGCATCGAGGCCCCCGGTGGAACCGAACTGCCGGTCGCGGTGATCGAGGACGTGCCGATCGGCGACGACGTCCCGCCGGTGAGCTGGCAGGTGTCCGGCGAACGGATCGCCTACCTGACCTACACCTCCGGCTCGACAGGCCGGCCCAAGGGCGTCGCCGTGACGCACCGCGGGGTGGTGAACCTCGCCGGGGCGGCCGCCGACTGGTGGCGGCTCGGGCCGGCGACCCGGTTCGCGCACCACCACACACCCGCCGCCGACATGGCCTGCGCGGCGATCTTCACTCCACTGATGACCGGCGGCTCGGTGGTCCTGGTGCCCGGCGACGTGTCGCATGTGATGCTGTCCGCCATGCTCGGCGAGTCGGGGGCCAACACCTTCATCTTCACGCCGAGCCTGCTGGAAACGGTCCTGCGGCTGGGGCTGAGTTCGCGCGGCGCGCGGACCGTGGTGTTCGGCGGCGAGCGCCTCGGGTACGGCTTGGTTCAGCGGGCGCGGGCCTTCTTCGGACCGGACACCCGGCTGGTCAACAGCTACGGACCGACCGAACTGACCATGGTGTGTGCCACCGAGGTGATCGACGACGACCTGGATCGCCATGACCCCGCCGACGGCGTCCCGATCGGGTCGCCGCCGGCCAACACCTCCGTCTTCCTGCTCGACGACGAGCAGCGGCCGGTCCCGGCGGGCGCTGTCGGCGAACTGTGCTTCGGCGGTCCTCAGGTGGCGCTCGGCTACCTCGGCCGGCCGGATCTCACACGCGACAGGTTCGTCACCCTGCCGGGAGGCGAGCGCGTGTACCGGACCGGCGACCTCGGCCGGGTGGTCGACGGCCGGCTGGACTACTTGGGACGGGTGGACGAGCAGGTCAAAGTGCGCGGCAATCGGGTGGAACCCGACGAGGTGCGCTCGATCATCGAGGAGCACCCCGGCGTCGACCGCGCCGCGGTGATCGGGCGCGAGTCGGAGCGGGGCGGGCGGTTGCTGGCCGGGTACGTGGTGCTCGCCGCGCCCGAGGCGGTGGGCGTCGACGCGATTCGGGACTTTCTGCGTGCGCGCGTTCCGGCGTACATGGTGCCCACGGTGATCGAGCTGGTCGAGGACCTCCCGCTGTCCCTGAACGGCAAGCTCGACGTCGGACGGCTTCGCGGCATCGGTGCTGCGGCCGCGGAGAACGCGGAGGTGTCGGGCGTGCAAGGCGCGGGGTCGCCGGGCACGACGGTTCGCGATGCAGAGGACCGCGGCGAGGAAGTCCGCGACGCCGACTCCCTGGAGGCGGTCCGGCTGATCTGGGTCGCGGTGCTGAAGGTGCCGGAGGACCGGGTGGTGGAGGACGCCGACTTCTTCGCACTCGGCGGTGACTCGCTGGATTCGCTGGAGATGCTCTCGCGGGTGGCCAAAGCGATCGTCGGGCCGGCCGGTGAGGCGGCGTTCGTCGCACAGCTGGAGGGCCTGGTCGCCGACATGACGTTGCGCCGGGTGCTGGCGGCGGCGCACCTCGCGCGGGACGGGGCGGTCCGGTGA